DNA from Micromonospora nigra:
CGAAGTCCTCCGTCGGGCCGAACTGCAACGGGTTCACGAACACCGTGACGATCACGTGGTCGGCCCGTTCCCGGGCGGCCCGCAGCAGCGTCTCGTGCCCGGAGTGCAGGGCCCCCATGGTCATCACCACGCCGACCGTGCCCTTGCAGTCGGCCCGGGCCGTCGCCAGGTCCGCGCGGGTGTGCACCAGTTCCGTCATCAGGCTGCTCCCTTGGCTCGCGACTGCGGGGTCCGCAGGCCCGGCCCACGTTCCGTACCCGCCGCGACCCCGGTGCGGGTGGCGGCCAGGACGCCGAGCAGGGACTCCGCGTCGACCGGGCGCAGTCGGCCGGCGGCGATGGCCCGGTCGGCGGTACGGCGGGCCAGGGCCAGGTAGGGGGCGACCGACTCGGGGGCGGTCGCCGCGAGCCGGGTCAGGTGCCGCGCCACGGTGCCGGCGTCGCCCCGGGACACCGGGCCGGTCAGCGCGTCGTCGCCGAGTCGCAGCGCGTTCTCCAGGGCCGCGCGCAGCAGCGGGGCCAGCACCTTCTCCGGCTGTCGCACCCCGGCGTCACGCAGCCGGTCGGCCGCCTCGTTGACCAGGGTCACCAGGTGGTTGGCGCCGTGCGCCAGCGCCGCGTGGTAGAGCGGGCGGTCCGCCTCACCGATCCACTCCGGCACCCCACCCAGGTCGGCGACCAGTCGGGCGGCCAGCGGGCGCAGGTCCGCCGGGGCGGTCACCCCGTACGAGATGCCGGCGAGGCGGCCCAGGTCGTCGGGCGTACCGGTGAAGGTCATCGCCGGGTGCAGGGCGAGCGGCCGGGCACCGACGGCGGTGGCCGGATCGAGCACGGTCAGCCCGTGCGCGCCGGAGGTGTGCGCGACCACCTGACCGGGACGCAGCGCGCCCGCCTCGGCCAGCCCGGCGACCACGCCCGCCAGCGCGTCGTCGGGAACCGCCAGCAGCAGCAGGTCGGTGGCGGCCCGCGCGACCGAGGTGGCGGAGCGGCGGGGCACCCCCGGCAGCAGCAGGGCCAGCCGGGCGCGGGACGCGTCGGAGACCCCGGCGGCGGCGACCACCCGGTGTCCGGCCGCCGTGAGTGCGGCGCCCAGGGTGGCACCGACCCGCCCGGCACCGATCACGCCGACGGTGAGCAGACGGGAGGTGGTGGGCGGGGTGGCGGCCCGCGACGCCGTGGCAGGCCCCTGCGGGGCGGCCGGGCGCGGGCGCAGCGGTGCGCTCATTCGACGATCCAGTCCTCGAGAAGGGGTACCGGTCGAGGGCAAGTATGCGCCGTCTCGGCAGATCCGAAACAAGGATGTGTGAAAACGTTCACCGGCGGCGCGGGGTCGGCGGGCGCGGCGTCCGCCGGGGTTCCGGCCGGCGGCAGGGGTACGACCGCCGGGGATCCCTGACCGTAGGGTCGGCACGGTGACGGACCTGATCGAGGGATGACCTGATGTCGATGCGGTGGCGCGACGCCATGGACCGGGCACTCTACGGACCGGGCGGCTTCTTCGTGTCCGGGGCCGGGCCGGCGGCGCACTTTCGCACCAGCGTGCACGCCTCCCCCGCCTTCGCCTCCGCGGTGCTGCGCCTGCTCGCCGAGGTCGACGCCACCCTGGGGCATCCGCCGGTGCTCGACGTGGTCGACGTCGGGGCGGGCAGGGGGGAGCTGCTGCGGGCGCTCGCCGGGCAGATGTCGGCGGCACCCACCCACGCTGGGCGGTCGGGCCTGCTTCCCGCGGGTCCGGGCGGCCCGGACCCGACCACCGACCGCCCGTCCCGGTCGCCCGGCTCCCATCCCGCGGGACCACCGAACCAGGTATCCCTGGCCGACCGGGTACGCCTCACCGCCGTGGAGCGGGCCGCCCGCCCCGCCGACCTGCCGGCGGCGATCGGATGGCTGGACGAGATCCCGTCGGGCGTCTCCGGGCTGCTGATCGCCACCGAGTGGCTCGACAACGTGCCACTCGACGTGGCCGTACCCACCGGCGAAGGTTGGCGCTACGTGCTCGTCGACCCGACCACGGGCACGGAGACCGTCGGCCCCCCGCTCACCCCGCAGGACGCCGACTGGCTGCACCGGTGGTGGCCCGAGGCGGAGAACGGGGTCAGGGTGCGGGCCGAGATCGGGCGGGAACGGGACGAGGCGTGGGCGGATGCCGTCGGCAGGGTCGACCGGGGGCTGGCGGTGGCCGTGGACTACGGGCACCTCAGGGCGGGTCGACCGGTCGACGGGACGCTGACCGGTTACCGGGGTGGGCGGCAGGTGCCACCGGTGCCGGACGGGTCCCGGGATGTCACCGCGCACGTCGCCGTCGACTCGGTCGCCTCCTGCGGCGAGCGGGTCGCCCGGTGTGCGTACTCCCTGGTGTCGCAGCGGGAGGCGTTGCGGGCGCTCGGGGCCGACGGCGCACGACCGCCGCTGAGCCTGGCCGCCACCGACCCGACCGGATACGTGCGGGCGCTGGCCGCCGCGTCCACGGTGGCCGAGCTGACCGATCCGGCCGGGCTCGGCGGGCACTGGTGGCTCCTCCAGCCGGTCGGAAGCGCACCTGATCCGTGACCCGGCCGGTGCCCTTCCGCCCGGCCCGCGTGGACGGCGGCACGGGTTTCGCCCTCTCGCAGCGTCCGCGTCTCCTGACGGATCGGATCGCGGCATCTCGCGGTGAACCCACGCCGGGAGCCCGCGACCGTCGATGGCCCCGCGTGGCACGATGACGGGCATGACCACCGACGCCGACCTTCGCGAACTGACCGTCGGCACCGGAGCCGGCGGGGAGCAGCTCGGCACCGACATGGTGCTCAACATCGGCCCCCAGCACCCGTCGACGCACGGCGTGCTGCGGCTGAGACTGGTGCTCGACGGGGAGCGGGTGGTGGCCGCCGAGCCGATCGTCGGCTACATGCACCGGGGTGCGGAGAAGCTGTTCGAGGTACGCGACTACCGGCAGGTCATCGTGCTGGCCAACCGGCACGACTGGCTGTCGGCGTTCTCCAACGAGCTGGGCGTGGTGCTCGCCGTGGAGCGGCTGATGGGCATGGAGGTGCCCGAGCGGGCGACCTGGCTACGGATGGCGCTCGCCGAGCTGAACCGGGTGCTCAACCACCTGATGTTCCTCGGCTCGTACCCGTTGGAGATCGGCGCGATCACCCCGATGTTCTACGCCTTCCGCGAGCGGGAGACCATCCAGACGGTGCTGGAGGAGGTCTCCGGTGGCCGGATCCACTACATGTTCAACCGGGTCGGTGGGCTCAAGGAGGAGGTGCCCGCCGGCTGGACCGGCCGGGCCCGTGCCGCCATCGGCGAGGTGCGCCGCCGGATGCCCGACCTGGACAACCTGATCCGCCGTAACGAGATCTTCCTGGCCCGTACCGTCGGCGTGGGCGTGCTGTCCGCAGCCGACGCCGCCGCCTACGGGGCGTCCGGGCCGGTGGCCCGCGCCTCCGGGCTCGACCTCGACCTGCGCCGCGACGAGCCGTACCTGGCCTACGACCAGCTCGACGTGCCGGTGGTGACCCGCACGTCCGGGGACTGCCACGCCCGGTTCGAGGTGCTGCTCGACCAGGTGTACGCCTCGCTCGACCTCGCCGAACAGTGCCTGGACCGGGTGGACCGGCTCACCGGCCCGGTCAACACCCGACTGCCGAAGGTGCTCAAGGCCCCGGAGGGGCACACGTACGCGTGGACGGAGAACCCGCTCGGCATCAACGGCTACTACCTGGTGTCCCGCGGGGAGAAGACACCGTGGCGGCTCAAGCTGCGCACCGCGTCGTACGCGAACGTGCAGGCCCTGGCCACGTTGCTGCCCGGCTGCCTGGTGCCGGACCTGATCGCGATCCTCGGTTCGATGTTCTTCGTGGTCGGCGACATCGACAAGTGAGTCCGGCGCGGGCCCCGGTCAGCGCCAGCGCTCCGCGCCGGCCCGGGGACCGTCGTCCTGCGGCGGGTAGCCGTAGCGCGGCCCCTCGACGTGGCCGTGGCGCGGCTGCTCGCCGTGCCCGTATCGCGACCCCTCGGGGTGGCCGTAACGCTCGGTTTCCGGTTGGTACCCCCACTGCGGCTCGGGGGCAGGGCCCCACTGTGGCTCGGGCTGCCGGCCGCGCTGCTGCGGCACCCGCCACTCCTGCGGCACCGGTACCCCGCCGACGGGCAGCGCCGGGCGGTCCTCCGGTTCGTCCCAGCGACCGCGCCATTCCTCGCCACCGTCGTGGGCCTGCCAGGCTTCGTACCCCTCGGCGTCCCGCCGTGGCGCGGGCCCGTCGTCGTGGCGGCGAGGTCCGGGCCCCTCCTGGACGCGGCGGGGCTCGTCGTGCCGGACGGCAGCCCACCGGTCGGCCATCCGGTACTCGGTGCCGGAACCGTCGGCGTGCACCTCCGCACGTCGCTCCCCGACCCGCACCTCCCGCCCCCGGTCGTCCTCGCGTACCGCGGCCCACCGGTCGCCCGCGCGCAGCTGCGCCCAGTACTCCCCGGTGTCGTCCGGCCCGGCCGCCGGCGCCGGCCGACCCGCCGTGGCCTCCCAGTCCTGCGGACCGTCGCCCCGCTGGTCCGCCCCGGGCGACCAGGACCGGTCGTGCCGGGCGCTCCAGGTCTGTTCGTCCGCCGGGGCCGACCACGCCCGGTCGTCCCCGGTCCCGGCCCTGACCTGCGCCTCGCGGGGAGTCCAGCTCTCCTGGTGGGAAGCGGCCCGGCCGCCGGCGCGCGGGGCCGACCAACCGCGGTCCGCGTCGTGCGGCGACCCACCGGCGCCTGCTCCGGGTGCAGGGGCGCGGCCGTCGACACCGCTCCGGGCACCCCGGCGGCCGCGCTCCGGATCGTCGCCGGAAGCGCCGTCGTGCCCGGCCCACGGCCGGGCACCCTGCTCCGTCGACCAGCGGTCGTACCCGCCGTAGGCGCCACCCTGCTCACCCGACACCCCACCGTCCACGATGGTGTGGCGGGTGGTGACGTGCACCGTCTCGGTGTGCCGCACCACGCCCAGCGGACGCGGTGCCGGCTCGGTGCGCGGCTCCCGTTCCGGCCGCGCCGCGCCGTACACCCCGGCGGCGGCCCGTGCCGTGCCGTGGCCGCCCGGAGCGGGACGGTCCGCGCCGTGGCCGGCGGGGGTGAAGCGGTCCGCGCCGGGCCCGCTCGCGCCGTGGCGGCCAGGGGCGGAACGGTCGACCCCGGGCACCCCGACGGAACCGGCCGCCGGTCGATCCGGTGCCGGCGGGACGGCGCCGTGGCCGCCTGCCTGACCGGCCGGGCCTGCGCCGCCCTGACGCACCGCTGGCTCGGGTCGGCCAACAGCCCGGCCCGGCACAGCAGCAGGGTCATCCGGCACGGGCACCCGGGCCCGGCCCGGACCCGCGGGTTCCTCCGCCGGCACACCAGCGCCCTCCGCCGCCAGCCGCCGGTGCAGCCCAGCGACCGCGTCCTGAGCCCGCTGGGCCTGGTCGAGTGCCTGATTGCCGCGCTGGGCGGCGGCGACGATCTCGCTGCGCAACTCCCGACGGAGCTGCTCGACCTCGTCCGTCAACTCCTGGACGCGGGCCCGCCCGCCCTCGTCCGTCCGCAACGCGATCGACAACCCGATCAGCACGACGGCGACGATGGCCAGCACCGCGGCGAGCCGCAGCGGGCCGTTGCCGTCGGCGACCAGAAGGATCAGCGCCGCGATCGGGGCCAGCCCCACCCCGCCCCAGAAGAGCACGGTCAGCAGTTGCGGGGCACGGGTGTCGGCGGCGACGTCCGAGGCTGGCATGGCTGTGCAGCCTACCGAGAGTTGTCCCACCTGGGAACGGCCCCGGACGTACCGGGCGGGCGTCGGCCACGAGGGTCGACGCCCGCCCGGCTTCCGTGTCTCAGCCCGCCAACGCGCCGTCCGAGGAGAAGACCAGACCGACGCTGGCCGCCCCGGTGGTCAGCGCGTTCTTGGTCTGCGGGCCTCCCGCGTCGAGCGAACTGAACGAGCCGGCCCGGAAGTCGTAGACCTCGACCAGCCCGGCCTGGCACTTCGGCCGCTGCGGGCACTCCGGCGGACCGGCCAGCACCGTCTCCTGGCCCGAGCAGGTGGCGGCCAACTCGGACAGGGTCCGCACGCCGTACCTGTCGGCGAAGGCCCGGGTGACGGCGAACGCGTTCTGGTTCTGCGCGGCCGACGGGGACCCGAAGCTGATCCCCACCGTGGAACCGGCCTTTGTCAGCGCGGACATCGTCTTGTCCAGTGCGGACGAGGAGACCGGCTCGGCGTCCTTGCCGTTGATCTTCGTGTTGAGGAACTCGGCCATGGTGGCCGCGTACTCCGGGACGACCTGGATCTCGCCCTTCTCCAGCGCCGGCTCGTACAGCTCGCGGCTGCCGATCTGCTGGACCCTGACCTCGTAACCGGCGGCCGTCAGCACGATCCGGTACAACTCGCCCAGCGTCTGGCTCTCGCTGAAGTTGCCCGCCCCGACCACGATCTCGCCACCGGGGCCCTTGGTGATCCCGGCGGTCAGGTCGTTGGCGGCGGCGAACTCCGTCGCGGCCGCCTCCGGCGTCTTGCGATCCACGTCGACGGCCTTGTTGAGCGCGACCAGCTTCGGGGTGTCGAGCGCGGCGGAAACCTTGTTCAGCGCCGCGAAGACCTCCGGGGTGGCCGCCTTCGCGTTGACCGCCGGGACGATGTTGTCGGTGTTCTGGAGCTTCTTGTCGTCCTCGAGAACGACGAGCTGGTCGCCGGCCACCGGGGCGCAGCCCGCGCCGGTGGCACCCGCCTCGGGCGCCTCGGTGCCGGAGGAGCCGGCGTCGCCGCAGCCGGTCAGCAGCCCCGCAGCAGTGAGGGCACCGACCGCCCCGACGGCCAGCCGTGTACGTGTGCGCATCATGCCCGCCTTCCGTGTCCCGGCCCGACCCGTCCGGGTCGGCCGCGTGTCCGACGGGCGGGCCTGCACCGGCCGCCCGCGATCTCATAGCCAACATCTTCCGACAAGGCACCGACAACCCAGGGCGGCGTTCGTCACCGGATCGTCACCCGGCGTCGGCACCACCCGGGCGGTGTGCCCTGAGAACGCCGCCAGGTAGCGGCAGGTCAGCCGCCGATGACCGCGTCGGCGGCGCGGCGGTCGCCACGTCGCCGGCTGCGGCGCAGCGGGCGGGGGGTGGCGAACCGTTCCCCGTACGCCAGCACCAGCTCCACCGTCAGAGCCAGGCCCGCCACCAGCAGGCCGCCGGCCAGGATCTGCCCCTGGCCGGCAGCGATGTCGAGCCCGAAACCGGCCCGGATGATCTGCCCCAGACCGCCGCCGTTGACGAACGACGCCAGCGCGGCGGTCGCCACCACCTGCACGGCGGCCGTGCGGAACCCGGCCGCCAAGTAGGGCACCGCCAGTGGCAACTCGACCCGGCGCAGCACCTGCCCGCCGGAGAAACCCATCCCACGGGCCGCGTCCCGGGCCTCCGGATCGGCCTGCCGCACCCCCGTGTACGCGTTGGCCAGCAACGGTGGCACCGCGAAGACGGCCAACGCCACCACCACCGCCGGCCGGCCGAAGCCGAGGAAGGTCAGCGGCAGGATGGCCAGCAGCGCGAGCGTGGGAACGGCCAGCGTGAGGTTGGCGACGAGCACCACCAGCCCACCGCCACGGCCGGTGTGACCGAGCCACAGCCCGACCGGCCAGGCGACCAGGCAACCCAGCAGCACCGCCGCCGCCGACATCGACAGGTGCTCGCCGAGCCGGTCCAGCACGCCGCCCGGGTTGGTCCAGTTGAGCGGATCGTTGAGCCAGACGTACGCCGCCTCGACCGGGTTCACGCCGTCCTCCGACGCAGCCACGGGGTGAGCAGCCGGCCGACCCCGGCCAGCAGCAGGTCCAGCACCAGCGCGAGCAGCACACACAGCAGCGTGCCCGTCATGATCTGCGCCTTGTAGAAGTTGTTCTGCAGGCCGGCGAAGATGAGCTGCCCGAGGCCACCGCGACCGATGACCACACCCACCGTCACCAGAGCCACTGTGGAGACGGTGGCCAGCCGCAGCCCGGTGAGGATGCCCGGCAGCGCCAGCGGCAACTCGACACGGAACAGCCGCCCCCACCGGCCGTACCCCATCCCCTCGGCGGCCTCCCGCACCTCGGGTGGCACCTGGTTGAGCCCGGCGACGGCGTTGCGCACGATGACCAGCAGCGCGTACAACACCACGACGCTGAGCACGGTCACCGCCCCGATGCCCAGGTAGGGCGCGAGGAACGCGAACAGGGCCAGGGAGGGGATCGTGTAGAGCACCCCGGTGACGGCGAGCACCGGCCCGGCCAGTGGCCGGAACCAGTACGCCAGGACCGCCAACGGCAGCGCGACCAGCGCGGCGATCAGCACCGCCCGGAGGGTGAGCGTGGTGTGCTCGCGCACGGCGGCGAGGATCGTGTCAGAGTTGTCCCGCACGTACTGCCAGGAGAACCACGGATTGCCCGGGTCGGCCCGGTAGCTCAGGCGGAAGGACATACGTGGACGGTACCCCGACGGGCGGCGGTCAGCGCGCCGCGTCGATCACCCTCGACGGCATCGGCAAGCGTTACCCGGACGGCACGGTGGCCGTCGACGAACTCAGCCTGGACATCGCGGCCGGCGAACTGGTGGTGCTGATCGGCCCGTCCGGCTGCGGCAAGTCGACGGTGCTGCGGATGGTCAACCGGCTGGTCGAACCGACCGCCGGGCGGATCCTGCTCGACGACTCCGACGTCACCCGGGTCGACCCGGTGCGGCTGCGCCGCCGGATCGGGTACGTGATCCAGAACGTCGGGCTGTTCCCGCACCAGACGGTCGCCGCGAACGTGGGCACCGTGCCCGGCCTGCTCGGTTGGACCCGCGAGCGAACCCGGCAGCGGGTCGGTGAGCTGCTGGAACTGGTCGGCCTCGACCCGGCGCGCTACGGCCGGCGCTATCCGCACGAACTGTCGGGCGGCCAGCGGCAACGCGTGGGGGTGGCCCGCGCGCTGGCTGCCGACCCCGTGGTGCTGCTGATGGACGAGCCCTTCTCGGCCGTGGACCCGATCGCCCGCACCCGGTTGCAGGAGGAGTTCCTGCGCCTGCAGGCCGAGGTGCGCAAGACCATCGTGCTGGTCACCCACGATCTCGACGAGGCCGTCCGGCTCGGCGACCGGATCGCGGTGCTCTCCCAGGGCGGGCGGCTGGAACAGTACGACACCCCGGCGGTCCTGCTCGGCGCACCCGCCACGCCGTTCGTACGCGAGTTCGTCGGTGCCGACCGGGGCATCCGCCGGCTGGTGGTCACCCCGGTCACCCGGGACGTGGTGGAGCCGATGCCGGGGACCGGACACCAGCACCTGCCGACGGTGCCGCTGGGCGGCTCGGCGTACGACGCGCTCGCCGTCATGCTCACCTCGGCGGCGGACCGGGTGGCGGTGCTCGACGACGACCGGCCGGTGGGAGTGCTCACCCGGGCCGGGCTGCTCGACCTGGGCCGGCCCGGCGGCTGACGAATCCGCCCGGCCGACGCCGCCTGCTGCTCAGGCCCGGCCGCCGAGGCTGGCCAGACCCACGATCCAGCCGACGAGGAAGCCGTACGACGCGCCGGTCCCGGCGGCCTGGAGCGCGCCGAGCAGCGACGGGTCGGGGCCGAGGAACGCGGCGAGCAGCGAGGCCGTGCCGGCGGCCAGGGCGTAGGCGCCCCAACCGGAGCAGAACTGGTCGACCGACCCCTGCACCCGGGCCACCTGCGGCGTCGGCAGGAGGTAGAGCAGCAGGGCGGCGAATCCGACCAGCAGCACGGCCCGCAGGTTGGCGGCCAGCAGTCCGCCCTCCGGGCCGGCGTCGAGCTGCCAGGCCGGCCAGGCGAGCAGACGCAGGTACCAGCCGCCCGCCGAGTTGGGGTCGGTGCCGTCCTGGGCCCAGGCCACGTACGCGGGGCTACCACACACGGCGACCAGCACCAGCGCGGCGAGGGTGCCCGTGCCGGCCGCCGTGCCGTACCGGGCGGTGCTGCGCGGACGGTTCGAGATCGCCATGATCAACCTGTTTCCCGACGGGTCGCGGGAGGAAACCCTACGGGTGTTTCATCAGGTAGTCGATGAAGGCGGCCCGCAGCAGCGGCGCCGACTCCTCGTAGCCGTGGCCGGTCATCTCCCGCCACAGGGCGACCGCCTCGTCGACCGTCGGCCCGACGGAGTTGGGTGCCCCGTCGAGGGCCGCCGCCTCGTCCGCGTTGGGCAGGTGACGCAGCACCGACCAGAAGAACCCGACGTCGCGGCGTTCCCGGGCGCGGGCGAACGCCTGCTCCCGCAACTCCTCGGTGGTGAGTGCGTCGAGTTCGGCGAACGACCGGCCGGTTCCGGGTGAAGGTGTGTCGGTCATGCCGCCGAGCCTAACCGCAGAGATCACCGTCGGCGCGCCGGACGCGTCACCGGTCCTCGGCGTCCCACCGTCGCGGGCCGGTGTCCCAGCGCGGCGCCTGCCACGGGTCCGCCGGGCCCTCGAACGACCGGTCCGGCACGGCCGGTGCCCACGTGTCGACCGACTCGGCCCGGGGGATCGCCCAGCCGGCGCTGATCCGGCCGTCACCGGCCACTGACGGCCGCTCCGCCGTTGTCCCCGCCGCAGGCCGCCCCCATGTCTCCACCAGCCGGGTGACGGCGAGCCCGACGCCCAGCGCCGCTCCGCCCACCAGCCATCGACTCACCTCCCACCCCCGGGTCCGGGCGTACTCGAGGAACAGCACGACCAGGCAGACCACCAGCAAGGTGCCGAACACGCCGCCGCGTCGGCCGTAGCCGCTGGTGCCGGCCAGCAGCGCCATGCCCACCGCGAGCACCGTCCAGTCCATCCCGACGACGGGTGCGACCGTCGCGGCGCCGCCGGTCGCGACGATCGCCCCGGCCAGCACCGCCATCACCGTCGAGCAGACGAACGCCGCGGCCACCACGGCACCGGCCACCGCGCCGCGTCGGCGGGCCGGGTCGGCGACCGACCGGAAGCGGCCGACCAGCCGGCGCACCGGCCGGATCGCCCCGAACAGGCCGCCCAGCACGGCCACGGCGGCGAAGCCGGCGAACAGCTGCCCCGCCCCGGTACGCGGGTCGTAACCGGCCTGCACCAGAACCGGGGTGGCCCGCTGCTCGATGTAGACGACCACCCCCGCCGCGCCGCCGAGGCTCGCCGCCCAGGCCGGTACGTGCAGCGCCACCACGACCAGCGCCACGGCCAGACCACCGAGCGCGGCGACGGCGGCGGCCTGGCCGAGGGCCGTCGGCAGACCGTTGTCGCCCTGCTCGGCCACGTGCAGGGCGGCGGCGACAGCGACCGGACCGATCGCGAGGTTCACCGCGGCCGTCCGCAGGCTCAGTCCGGCGGCCAGCGCCAGCAGCCCCAGCGCCACCGCGTCTACCAGGAGGGTTCGCAGCCCGTCGCCGCGCAGGGTCGCCGGCGCCTCCCGCCACAGCAGGTACGCCACGACACCCACAGCGGCCAGCAGCACCGTCTCCCAGACGACGTGCACGCCGATCCGGTCCCGCCCCGGTTCGCCGTGCGCGGGGTCGTCGAACACGTTCTCCAGCACCGCGGCCGGCACCGTCGGGGCCGGTTCGGGCTGCCCCGCCCGGCCGGGTTCCTCGTACCCCATGCTGCCGCCCTCCAGGGCCGCCCCTGTCGACGCGCGGGCGGACCGGCGGCGGCCATTGCTGTCCGGTCGCTGCGCACCGTACCCGCGACCGCGACCCGGGCGGAACCCTCCCGGTCAGCGTCGAGGGGGGTGGTCGCCCCAGTCGTCGGGTTCGCGCTCGTCCTCCGGGCGCTCGGGCACCCGGCAGGACCGTTCCAGCCACAGTGCGGCGACGACGAGGGCGACGGAGGCCAGCAGGCCCGCGCCGGCGGCCGGTCGGTCCTCCGTGGCGGCCCGGGTGGTCTGCACGAACAACCAGCTCGTCAGGCCGGCGTAGAACCCGGTGAAGATGGCACCGACCAGTGCGGACGCCTTGGCCAGCACCACGAACCGGGCCACCACCAGCGGGTTGACCGGTTCCCGGCCGGGTTTCCGCTCGATCCGGCTCCGGGTGTTGATCGCGAAGTACGCCTCCAGCACGGCCAGCGCGGCCAGAGTCACCACCGGCAGCCAGGGCAGATCCGGCAGGTCGCGGTAGAAGCCACTGACCAGCAGCCAGGCGATCGCGGCGGCGGCGAGCGCGGCCACCACCAGAGTGGAGATGCGGGTGGGACCCATCCGCGGCCCGTCGGGGCCCGGTCCACCGGGCGGGCGGGACTGCGCCTGTGTCATGCCGGTCGCCGCCGTCCGGGCCCGGCGCCGGTCGTCGTCAGCTCGCTCGGCTCGGCCTGGCTCATGCCGTCGACTCTAACGCCAGATCCGGCCGGGGGCGCAGCTGCGGCGCGTCGGCGGCAGCCGGACCGGTGGTGAGCAGGTCGGTCAGCCAGCCGTGCCCCGGCAGTCGGCCGTAGGGCTGGATGTCGATCCACGGCCGGAGCACGAAGGCCCGCAGGTGGGCCCGCGGGTGCGGCAGGGTCAGCTCGGGGTCGTCGCGCAGCACCGGCTCGCCGTCGTCGGTCCACACGGCGATCACGTCGACGTCCAGGGTGCGGGGCCCGAAGCGCCGCGCCGGGTCGCGGGTGCGCCCCGCGAACCGCTCCGCCGCGCGGGCCCGCTCCAGCCAGTCGTGCGGGTCCGCCGTCGTGTCCTGCGCCAGCAGCGCCGCGTTGAGGTAAGCGGGCTGGTCGGCGTCACCCCACGGCGGGGTCTCGTACACCCCCGAGACGACCAGGACGCTCTCGCCCAGCGACGCCACGGCTGCGCGCAGGTGGGCGAGCCGGTCACCGAGGTTGCTGCCCAGCGACAGCACGGCCAGGGTCACCTGGCCCGCCGCCTGGTCATCGTGACGGCCACGTCGGAGAAGGTGTGCGGCACCGGCGCCTCCGGCTTGTGGACGGTGACGGTGGCGACGTCGACCCGGGGGTCGGCGAGGCAGACGGCCAGCAGCCGGTCGGCGAGGGTCTCGATGAGGTCGACCGGTTCCCCGGCGACCACGGCGACCAGCCGCTCGGCCAGTTCACCGTAGTGGACGGTGTCGGCCACGTCGTCGGTGCGGGCGGCGGGCGTCAGGTCCAGTTCGAGCACGGCGTCGACCACGAACTCCTGCCCCCGGGCGCGTTCGAAGTCGTACACGCCGTGCCGGCCCTGGGCCCGCAGGCCGGTCAACTGGATGCGGTCGGCCGGTGTCGCGCTCATCGGACGGCTCCGGGACGGGTCTCGTGGGCGGACATCCCGGCGGCAGTTCCGGGAACGGCGCCGCGGGGGGCGGGGTGCAGGTGGGGACTGCCGGTGGCCTGCCAGACGGCGAGAGCGTCCACGGTGGCCCGGACGTCGTGCACGCGTACCCCCCAGGCGCCCGCCGCCACCGCGAGCACGCTGGTGGCGACGGTGGCCGCCTCCCGACCGGCGGTGGGGCGGGGGTTCCCGTCGGGGTCGGCCAGCAACCGACCCAGGTAGGACTTGCGGCTGGCCCCGAACAGCACCGGGTAGCCGAGGTCGAGCAGTTCCGGCAGGCGGGCGCTGAGCTGCCAGTTGTGTTCGGCGGTCTTGGCGAAGCCGAGCCCCGGGTCGACC
Protein-coding regions in this window:
- a CDS encoding Rossmann-like and DUF2520 domain-containing protein; amino-acid sequence: MSAPLRPRPAAPQGPATASRAATPPTTSRLLTVGVIGAGRVGATLGAALTAAGHRVVAAAGVSDASRARLALLLPGVPRRSATSVARAATDLLLLAVPDDALAGVVAGLAEAGALRPGQVVAHTSGAHGLTVLDPATAVGARPLALHPAMTFTGTPDDLGRLAGISYGVTAPADLRPLAARLVADLGGVPEWIGEADRPLYHAALAHGANHLVTLVNEAADRLRDAGVRQPEKVLAPLLRAALENALRLGDDALTGPVSRGDAGTVARHLTRLAATAPESVAPYLALARRTADRAIAAGRLRPVDAESLLGVLAATRTGVAAGTERGPGLRTPQSRAKGAA
- a CDS encoding SAM-dependent methyltransferase, which encodes MSMRWRDAMDRALYGPGGFFVSGAGPAAHFRTSVHASPAFASAVLRLLAEVDATLGHPPVLDVVDVGAGRGELLRALAGQMSAAPTHAGRSGLLPAGPGGPDPTTDRPSRSPGSHPAGPPNQVSLADRVRLTAVERAARPADLPAAIGWLDEIPSGVSGLLIATEWLDNVPLDVAVPTGEGWRYVLVDPTTGTETVGPPLTPQDADWLHRWWPEAENGVRVRAEIGRERDEAWADAVGRVDRGLAVAVDYGHLRAGRPVDGTLTGYRGGRQVPPVPDGSRDVTAHVAVDSVASCGERVARCAYSLVSQREALRALGADGARPPLSLAATDPTGYVRALAAASTVAELTDPAGLGGHWWLLQPVGSAPDP
- a CDS encoding NADH-quinone oxidoreductase subunit D, whose amino-acid sequence is MTGMTTDADLRELTVGTGAGGEQLGTDMVLNIGPQHPSTHGVLRLRLVLDGERVVAAEPIVGYMHRGAEKLFEVRDYRQVIVLANRHDWLSAFSNELGVVLAVERLMGMEVPERATWLRMALAELNRVLNHLMFLGSYPLEIGAITPMFYAFRERETIQTVLEEVSGGRIHYMFNRVGGLKEEVPAGWTGRARAAIGEVRRRMPDLDNLIRRNEIFLARTVGVGVLSAADAAAYGASGPVARASGLDLDLRRDEPYLAYDQLDVPVVTRTSGDCHARFEVLLDQVYASLDLAEQCLDRVDRLTGPVNTRLPKVLKAPEGHTYAWTENPLGINGYYLVSRGEKTPWRLKLRTASYANVQALATLLPGCLVPDLIAILGSMFFVVGDIDK
- a CDS encoding glycine betaine ABC transporter substrate-binding protein — translated: MRTRTRLAVGAVGALTAAGLLTGCGDAGSSGTEAPEAGATGAGCAPVAGDQLVVLEDDKKLQNTDNIVPAVNAKAATPEVFAALNKVSAALDTPKLVALNKAVDVDRKTPEAAATEFAAANDLTAGITKGPGGEIVVGAGNFSESQTLGELYRIVLTAAGYEVRVQQIGSRELYEPALEKGEIQVVPEYAATMAEFLNTKINGKDAEPVSSSALDKTMSALTKAGSTVGISFGSPSAAQNQNAFAVTRAFADRYGVRTLSELAATCSGQETVLAGPPECPQRPKCQAGLVEVYDFRAGSFSSLDAGGPQTKNALTTGAASVGLVFSSDGALAG
- a CDS encoding ABC transporter permease, with translation MNPVEAAYVWLNDPLNWTNPGGVLDRLGEHLSMSAAAVLLGCLVAWPVGLWLGHTGRGGGLVVLVANLTLAVPTLALLAILPLTFLGFGRPAVVVALAVFAVPPLLANAYTGVRQADPEARDAARGMGFSGGQVLRRVELPLAVPYLAAGFRTAAVQVVATAALASFVNGGGLGQIIRAGFGLDIAAGQGQILAGGLLVAGLALTVELVLAYGERFATPRPLRRSRRRGDRRAADAVIGG
- a CDS encoding ABC transporter permease, which translates into the protein MSFRLSYRADPGNPWFSWQYVRDNSDTILAAVREHTTLTLRAVLIAALVALPLAVLAYWFRPLAGPVLAVTGVLYTIPSLALFAFLAPYLGIGAVTVLSVVVLYALLVIVRNAVAGLNQVPPEVREAAEGMGYGRWGRLFRVELPLALPGILTGLRLATVSTVALVTVGVVIGRGGLGQLIFAGLQNNFYKAQIMTGTLLCVLLALVLDLLLAGVGRLLTPWLRRRTA